In Erigeron canadensis isolate Cc75 chromosome 6, C_canadensis_v1, whole genome shotgun sequence, the following are encoded in one genomic region:
- the LOC122604452 gene encoding uncharacterized protein LOC122604452 gives MDTSGPSSSNAVIEEVSEKLKNTYDNSLTPMVVGAGANTTNISIPEKEIGGGSHQFTPDTSQVPTYNGTGVSQQYNPHPSHFVSIKLSSQTNYKLWKKQMMCLLEYHDMLSYVHHGTINPMDQWNKSKDTLVKGWIFGTLSEDVLTTVLDLDNAYTVWEKLKLIYDNSLMPTVVAAGVFTTNISIPVDPTEIALAEYIPLNRAILSGDWKNAQEFFEKEPASLTAKITREGDSPLQIAVVTCHDNPGFVENLVKLIDAESLRSDMCYNEGTVLNVLHRAAIVGNTEAAKILVEKNPSLLFIVDGQGYLPIARAIYSYKTSTSLYLFEACKIHKYIAKSNGYINPFEGVHGLMILSGVIALGLLDIALELIKDYPDLAKTKDFTSLYSPLNCIVNKRDGYYSATRYNFYQRFVYSSCVVMRRIYVYIWKAALSHVPHIKCLLEDKLKHQKCMKILERLCDNVSEIKNAADILYHIGLPFNTAVANDIPEAVATIVRFFPQALWTCHTNGFYIQYVVRYRCEKVLNYLEDRVNGSINLLRAAIDSNGNNILHLAGELAPIDKLNMVSGAALQMQREVQWFKKIEKFVLPIAKETPNKNLDTPIEVFRKEHMTLKKEGEEWLKKTADSYTITAALIITIVFAAAITVPGGNDDKTGKPNFETNVGFLIFAFSDAISLFTSTTSLLLFLSILTARYHEDDFLNNLPKRLIFGLMMLFFSVTSMMVAFSATLYIMFGQGNTWILIPIAALTCLPIATYVILQFPLLVELTSSTYGRGIYRKSGYSKNK, from the exons ATGGATACTTCAGGCCCTTCCAGCAGCAACGCCGTGATTGAAGAAG TATCGGAGAAGCTTAAAAATACCTACGATAATTCGCTAACGCCTATGGTTGTGGGGGCTGGAGCTAACACAACGAACATCAGCATCCCAGAAAAAGAAATAG GAGGAGGTTCACACCAATTTACCCCAGACACTAGTCAGGTGCCTACATATAATGGAACAGGAGTTTCACAACAGTATAACCCACACCCTAGTCACTTTGTGTCTATTAAGCTCTCCAGTCAAACCAACTATAAGCTCTGGAAAAAACAAATGATGTGCCTCTTGGAGTACCATGATATGCTTAGTTACGTTCATCACGGAACGATAAACCCCATGGATCAATGGAATAAGTCCAAGGATACACTTGTGAAAGGATGGATCTTTGGAACATTAAGTGAAGATGTGCTCACCACTGTTTTAGACCTCGACAATGCCTATACAGTATGGGAGAAGCTTAAGTTAATCTACGATAATTCGCTAATGCCAACGGTTGTGGCGGCTGGAGTTTTCACAACTAACATCAGCATCCCAGTAGATCCAACAGAAATAG cTTTGGCAGAGTACATACCATTAAATAGAGCTATTCTAAGCGGTGACTGGAAAAATGCCCAAGAGTTTTTCGAAAAGGAGCCAGCTTCATTGACGGCCAAAATCACTAGGGAAGGTGATAGCCCACTTCAAATTGCAGTCGTTACATGTCATGATAACCCGGGTTTTGTTGAAAATCTCGTTAAGCTTATAGACGCGGAATCACTTCGAAGTGACATGTGTTATAATGAAGGCACAGTCCTGAATGTACTGCACCGTGCTGCAATAGTTGGCAACACGGAGGCTGCAAAGATACTCGTGGAGAAAAACCCGTCTTTGTTATTTATTGTTGACGGACAGGGTTACTTACCTATCGCTAGAGCTATTTACAGTTATAAAACCTCAACTTCCCTCTACTTGTTTGAGGCTTgcaaaatacataaatatatcgCCAAAAGTAATGGTTATATTAATCCTTTTGAGGGGGTACACGGTTTAATGATTCTCAGTGGAGTGATTGCTCTGGGACTTCTTG ATATTGCTTTGGAGTTGATCAAGGATTACCCTGACTTGGCAAAAACAAAGGACTTCACTTCATTATATTCTCCATTGAATTGTATAGTGAATAAACGAGATGGGTATTATAGTGCAACGAGATACAACTTCTACCAAAGATTTGTTTACTCTT CTTGTGTAGTCATGCGGAGGATTTATGTCTATATCTGGAAAGCTGCATTATCACATG TGCCACATATCAAGTGCCTTCTAGAAGATAAACTGAAACACCAAAAGTGTATGAAGATACTAGAGCGTCTATGTGATAATGTTAGTGAAATAAAGAATGCGGCGGATATTCTTTATCACATTGGTTTGCCATTTAATACAGCTGTAGCAAACGATATTCCTGAGGCCGTTGCAACAATCGTTAGATTTTTCCCACAGGCACTTTGGACTTGTCATACTAACGGTTTCTATATACAATATGTAGTAAGATACCGTTGTGAAAAGGTTTTGAACTATTTGGAAGATCGGGTTAATGGAAGCATAAATCTACTTCGGGCAGCCATTGACTCGAATGGTAATAATATCTTGCACTTGGCTGGAGAATTAGCACCTATAGATAAACTCAACATGGTTTCTGGTGCTGCTTTGCAAATGCAAAGGGAGGTACAATGGTTTAAG AAAATAGAGAAATTTGTGCTTCCTATAGCCAAGGAAACCCCGAACAAAAATCTAGACACCCCAATTGAGGTTTTTCGGAAAGAGCACATGACACTAAAAAAAGAAGGTGAAGAGTGGTTGAAAAAGACAGCAGATTCGTACACAATCACGGCCGCCCTCATTATTACTATAGTTTTTGCAGCAGCCATTACTGTACCAGGTGGAAACGATGACAAAACTGGGAAACCGAATTTTGAAACAAATGTCGGTTTCCTCATATTTGCTTTCTCAGATGCAATATCATTGTTCACATCTACTACATCGTTGTTGTTGTTTCTATCAATTCTCACAGCACGTTATCATGAGGATGACTTCCTCAACAATTTACCTAAGCGATTAATATTTGGCCTCATGATGCTATTCTTTTCAGTGACATCCATGATGGTAGCATTTAGTGCTACACTATATATTATGTTTGGACAGGGAAACACATGGATCCTAATTCCGATAGCCGCATTAACATGTCTGCCAATTGCTACATATGTGATATTACAGTTTCCGTTGCTTGTTGAGCTCACCTCTTCAACATATGGTCGCGGAATCTATAGGAAATCAGGTTACAGTAAAAACAAATAG